From the genome of Candidatus Ruthia magnifica str. Cm (Calyptogena magnifica):
GTAAAAATTATTAATCAATAAAAACAACAAGAATGGAATATTGAGCTTATTTATTTGTATTTACTAATGTTGATTTATCAAATTCAAAGAGTGGATGAACGAGCTAAAAATGGCAGTCATGATATTAAGATTATAAATATAAAAAAGAAGATACAACAGAAGTATTGGTAATTTAATCAATGAATACTATTAAGCTGTTGATAAAATTAAAAATAGTTGACGATATTTTGGAACATAAAAATGATGAATGAGAAGACAAAAAAAGTTAAAATAATTGAGGTAAAGGATTTTCTGGAATATCGCTATAAAATAGAATGTGTATTCTAATATTAACCTTTCACCATTTAAAATTAAAAAAGTTTTGATTCGGTAACTGTATTGACATTTTCAACTTTGTTTGCCATTGTTTCAATGCTAACTTTGGTGTTAGGTCTTTTATTTTTAGTCACGTCTTTATTGATGAGTTCTTATTTAAGCGTGTCAAAATTATTTGTTTTTATACGGATTGGCGGTATTTTTTATATCAAGTTTGCCAATTATTCTTTCAGCCATTGGGTTAAGCTTGTTGTATTATTTTATTCTAAATGAAAAAGTATCATTCAAAAATATGATTAAATCTAGTTTTGTTACTACATTTTTTTAAAGGTTTTAAAATGAATACTGTTAATTTATATCAACTATTTTTCTTTTTATGAAGTGATTTATGGTGCATTATCCATGCTATTGTTATTTATACTTTGGATATATTTTTCTTGGGTTGTGGTGTTATTTGGTGCAAGTAGCAGTTTTTGCTTTCATCAGACAAAGAATCAATAAATGTTTACAGGTATTATTCAAATCGTTGGTAAGATTAAAAGTATCAAGGCAGGCGTATTTTGTTTTGAGGCACAAGGTTCGTTTTTTAACGAGGTTAAAATTGGCGACAGTATTTCTGTGAATGGAGTGTGTTTAACCGCTATTGAGATAGGTGATGATTATTTTAAAGCCGACATTTCACAAGAAACATTCAGGTATACAATTTTTAATCACTTAGGTATTAACAATTCAGTTAACCTTGAAAAAGCACTAAGGCTTAATCAAGGCATTGATGGGCATTTGGTCAGTGGCCATGTTGACGGTATTGCTAAAGTTGTTGATCGATTTATTGAAGGTGAATCAACACGTTTTAAAATTAGTACGCCTAAGAATTTGATAAAATACATCTCTAAAAAAGGTTCTATTTGTATTAACGGTGTGAGTTTAACAGTCAATAATATTAACGATTGCGTGTTTGATATCAACATTGTGCCGTACACACTAAAAGCCACAACATTAGGTGGATTGAAAATAAATAACGAAGTTAATCTTGAAGTTGACATTATCGTCAGATACCTTGAACAATTATTACATCATTAAAAATTAGTTATGAAATCTAGTATTGAAGAAATTTTAAAAGACTATAGCCAAGGCAAAATGATTATCCTAATGGATGATGAAGATCGTGAAAATGAAGGGGATTTAATAATCCCTGCTACAACTGTTACTAAAGAAGATATTAATTTCATGGCGACTCATGGTCGCGGTTTGATTTGCTTAACCTTAACACAAGAGCGCTGTAAACAGCTTAATTTATCACTTATGGTCGCGCAAAATAATGATACGAATGGTACTAACTTTACCATTTCAATTGAGGCGGTAGAAGGTGTAACCACAGGTATTTCAGCAGCAGACAGAGCTAAAACAATACTTGATGCAGTGGCAAAAGATGCTAAACCTGATGATATTGTACAACCAGGGCATATTTTCCCACTTATGTCACAACCAGGTGGGGTTTTAATTCGAGCAGGACACACAGAAGCAGGGTGTGATTTAGCACGCCTTGCAGGACTTGAACCAGCCAGTGTGATTGTTGAAATCCTCAATGAAGATGGTTCAATGGCTCGACGTGATGATTTAGAAATTTTTGCCAAAAAACACGACATTAAATTAGGTACGATTGAAGATTTAATTTCTTATCGAGTTGAAAACGAAAAAACCATCGAACGTATTAATGAACGTGAATTTAAAACTGAATTTGCCATTTTTAGATTAATTTCATTTCTTGATAGTATTCACAATGAAACTCACTTAGCCTTGATTAAAGGAAAAATTAGCAGTAATACTGATACTTGCGTGCGTGTACACATGGAAGATGCTTTTAAGGATGTGTTACAAGAAAAGTCAAACAGTTTTAGCGTTATCGCTGCATTAAAGTACATTGCTAAATTAGATAGTGGTGTTTTATTGCTACTTAGAATGCAAACCGACCAAAGTATTTTAGAAAATATTGACAACGTTAATGGCAATATTCGTGATGATATCAAAACATATGGCGTTGGTGCACAAATCTTATCTGACCTTGGCATTAAAAGAATGAAAATTTTAGGCAGTCATAGAAAGCTTTATGGCTTAAAAGGCTTTGGTTTAGAAGTAACTGAATACATAGACACCAGCAAGTAAAGGAATAATAATGAAATTTAAATTTAATAAAAACGGAAATAACAATTTTCTTGCAAAAGCAAAAGTTGCGATTATCGTGGGTTATTTTTACCAAGATATTGGTGACAAGCTATTATCAGCAGCACAAGAAACCTTAGCTAAATATGGCATTAATGCCAATAATATCAATGTGTTTTACGTCCCTGGTGCATTTGAAATTCCGTTATTGGCTAAAAAATTAGCAAGTCAAAAACTAAGTAACAAAAATTTATACGATGGTATTGTGGCTTTAGGTGCAATTATCAATGGTGAAACCCCGCATTTTGAGTTTGTTTGTAACGAATGTGCTCGTGGCGTGTCAGATGTTTCTTATCAATATGAAATCCCCACTGCTTTTGGTATACTTACTACAAATAACATGGAGCAAACCATCGGTAGAGCTGGTGGTTATAAGGGTAACAAAGGTGAAAAGGCAACCATGGCAATGATTGAAATGCTCTATTTAATGCAACAAGTAGACACTCAAACTTTTTAACCATGACCTTTAAAACCTCAAAGCAACGCTCTCGAGAGCGCGTAGTACAAGCTCTATATCAATATCTAGTATCAGGTGGAGAAATATTGCAAATTGAACAACAATTTTTAAACCAAAAACAAGGCAAAATCTCAAAAGCTTTCTTTTCAAATTTATTCATCAATATTCTAAAAAATAAATCTTTACTAGATGAGATTATCGCACCTACCATTAACCGAGAAACTGAACAACTAGGCGCTGTTGAACACGCTATTTTATATCTAGGCGCTTTTGAGCTCAAATTTAGCCCAGGAGTGCCTTATAAAATCGTGATTAATGAATCACTTGAATTGGCAAAACTGTACGGTGCAGAGGGTGCGCATAAACTTATTAACGTTTCATTGGACAAACTGGCTCAAACACTACAACCTAGAATAGACGAATAGATACTCAAAGGTTATACTTTGATATCTTAGTTAATAGGCTTTACAATAAAGAACCTAGTTTTAGATTGATAATCTCCTAACAGCACTTGTTAGATATTAATATGTATACTTTCTTATCTTTTTTGATATATCTATAAATCCTGAGTAAGCCGTATTTGAAAGAAATACTATTTTTTTGATGTTAAGTGGATAAATCATTTTTGTTAAACTTATTTAAAATACTTTTGGATGTATGAGGTACCTGTAAACCATGTTGTTTACTAATCCTAATCATGTACCAGTAGAACAACCTTGAGTTGCCAAAACTTTATGTTGATTATCGATATTTAGATGATCCTCACCTTTTTAAATTTAAAGCTTAATTTGCATAAATATATTATTATGTTATAATATAAATTGAATTAATTAAATGGAGATATGACAATGAAAAAGATTTTTACAATAGTGCTATTGACATCCACTTTAAGTGCGAATGCATTTTGGAGTAGCAACAATACCCCATGGGGTAATGGTTACAACAATTATAACGCTTATGGCTATCAAGAAGATAATGGCATATTTGGCTACAACCCATATGATTTTTGGGATCCTCGTTGGTATGCAGAAGAAATGGGTAATATGTTTGATGAATTTGATAATAACGGTTGGAACAACAACAACTATTATGGTTATGGTCGTAATGGTTATGGTCGTAATGGTTATGGTTTCGCACCTAATGGTTATGTAAATACCCCATGGGGACCTGGTGTTGCACCTGAAATGACTATGCCAGTAGTACCAATAGCAAGATAGTATAAAAGTTATGGTTAAAATCAGGCATTAGGTTTTTAATGACGATTGATTAATAATTAAGGAGTGAGAAAATAATGACAGTTTTCTTGCTAACATTGAAACTTAATGCTACTGCAAATTGGGGTATTAATTGGAATAGTAATATTCCTATAAATTTTGGAAACAACACACCCTGGAACGGCAATAGTTTTAACAATCCCGTTGAAGTAATGAATAACAAACCTTTGGAATTATGTCTACAACCAAGAAATTACAGTAATCGTTGAAACAGAAAGTGACGAGCCTTTCAGCATCAATTTCATAGTAAAACTGGCTATACCGGTTTTTTATTGTCTAATTTGCCCAAAACATTATGTTTATTAATATTAGCTTAGAATAATAAAAAATGGATATAAATTGTTTATTTTGTCAATTGAGTGAAGAAAGAATTATTGGACAATGTGATTTAACCATTACGTTTTTAGACTCTTATCCTGTTTCTCCTGGACATACGTTGATTGTCCCTAAAAGACATGTTGCTACTTATTTTGATATTACCGAACAAGAGCAAAATGCAATTGCCAAAGCCATTCAAAAATCAAAATTGATTCTTGATGAGGAGTTTTCTCCAGATGGTTTTAACATTGGTATGAATAATGGTGAAGTAGCTGGGCAAAGTATTATGCATTTACATGTGCACATGATTCCTAGATATAAAAATGATGTTAAAAATCCTAAAGGTGGTGTGCGCTGGGTGATTTCAAATAAAGCTGATTATTGGAGTAATTCAGATAAATAACACATCCTTTTTTAAAAAGGAATGTCATCATCAAACTCAGAATTATCAACAGGTGCGATAGGATCTAGGACTGGCGCTGTTGCGGTTTGTTGTTGTGGTACAGGTGTAGAAGATGCTGATTGTTGAGTTTGAGGTGCACCACCACCTATATCAACATTGTCGTGACGATCTAACATTTGTAATGTACCATTAAAACCAACAACTATTTCAGTTGTGTAGCGGTTAGTACCAGTTTGGTCTTGCCATTTACGTGTTCTTAAATTACCTTCAACGTAAACTTTAGAGCCCTTATGTAGGTATTGGCTAGCAATCTCAGCTAATTTGCCAAATAAACTAACACGGTGCCATTCAGTTTTATCAACCTTTTGCCCTGTGTTTTTGTCTGTCCAACTTTCACTGGTTGCAACAGATAAAGTGGTTACTGCTTTACCATTAGAGGTGTATTTCAATTCTACATCTTGGCCTAAATTGCCTACTAAAATTACTTTGTTGATTCCTGCCATTTTTTTTGCTCCGATTAATTTTCTGTTACCTGTTTTATGGGTATTTTTTGCTTTGTTATTAGAATAATTATCCACCAAATAATTGCAATAAATGTGGTAAGTAAGAATACATTATTTAGATTAGATATGTTGTAAATCCATCCACCAACAATCCCGCCAACGAATGCACCTAAAAACTGTGATGTAGCGTATAAACCCATTGCTAAGCCGCGTTTATCAGAACTTGCACTTGAGGCTATGAGTGAAGGTAGAATGGCTTCTAATGTATTAAAAGCAATAAAGAATAAAGTTAAAAGGATGAAAAATAAAGTATAAGTAAGCTGTATTTGATAAAACAAAATTTGACTGATAATCAGTAGTGCAATGGCGCTTAAAAATATAGGTTTAATTTTTTGATATTTGGAAATCAGAATAATCATTGGCAACATGCCAATAAAGGACAAAATAATAATAGGTAAATACATTTGCCAACTGTCTTTAATCTCAACAATATTGTTTTCTCTTAAAAAGATCGGTATAGCGATAAAAGCACAAGTTAGAATTAAATGTAGTGCAAAAACGCTAAAATCTAGCCGTAGTAAATCAATATTGATTACTTTTTTGATGTTTGCAATTGACAAGGAATATTGCTCTTTAGGTTTGGCATTGGGTAGAGTGCTAACAATGATCAACGCAATAACAGAAAGCAAAGCAATCACCCAAAATAAACCAGATATGCTCAGATTAGAACTGATGATAGGGCCTAGTAGTAAGGCTAACATAAAGGCTATGCCTATTTGAACACCCACAAAAGCATTGGCTTTAGAGTGTTGATTTTCACTAACAAAATCTGCTAAAAACGCCATCAATACCGCTGAAATAGCACCTGCACCCTGCAGAGCCCTGCCAATAACAATGCCTATGATGTCTGTTGATTTAGCAGCCACAACACTACCAATAAAAAAGATAATAAGACCAATAATGAGCATAGGTTTTCGACCATACTTGTCTGATAAATAGCCAAAGGGAATTTGTAATAATGCTTGAGTTAAGCCATAAATGCCAATAGATAAACCTATTAAGTAAGGCGTGGTACTGGTATATTCACTGGCATAAACTGAAAATATAGGAAAAATCATAAATAAACCTAGCATACGTGTGGCCATGATTAAAGAAATCTTAAACGCGAAAGCTCTTTCTTGTTTGTTCATTGAAGTAAATTAAGAATCTTAGTCCTATAAAGAGTAGTGTGGTGTGTACAAAGGATAACTATTCTTTAGTACGCGGCGCGCATCTTTTGCCAGTATGTTTGCGCTAATAGCGTCATAATTATAGGCCATTAAATGTAGTGCTGCAGGTACTGAAGGTGTGTTTGGATATTTTTCAATGATAAACTTAGTACGGTTGATGGCAGCAATATTAGCCCCTCTTTTGGTGTAATAAATAGCCACAAACAGCTCATGTCTTGATAAAATGTTTCTAAGTATAACTAAATGGATTTTGGCTTCTTCGGCATATTCAGTTTTTGGGAATTTATAAATCAATGCTAGATAGTAGTTAAAGGCATCACGCACTGAATTAACATCGCGTTGGGCGCTATCAGTAAGATAGTCATCTAAAAACGAGCGAGACTTGTCTTGTGAAACAGCGCCACGTAAATAATAAGCATATGGGGTTGAAAAATGCTCTGGATAAAGCTTAATATAGCTATTTAAGCGATCAATTGCTTGATTGTAATCTTTGCTCTTGTACAATGCATAAGCAATTTCTAATTTAGATTGTAGTGCATATTTTGAGCCAGGGTAAGCTGCTTGCAGTTGTTCAAAAATCTCAATAGCTTTGTCTGTTGAGCCTGATGAGGCCTCTTCTTTAGCTTGAGCGAAGAATTTTTTTGGCAGCCAACCTTTGGTAATAGATTCTCTTTTGGCCTCTTCTTGCCAAAAACAACCATTAAGTAATAATGTTAAAAAAGGTAGAATAATGAATAATTTTTTCATAACTCAATGTATTATTTATTGCAGATATGTGAGGGCATTATACTGATGTGGTTGTATTATAATGGTAGAAATTTATCCTTAAATTTAACTATATTGAATGAATTTGCCTGATAGAAGAATTCTAATTAGTGAGCTGTGTAATACGTTAGAAAATTATATGTCTAAAGAACAGATTGAGGGTGTTTATCAGGCTTATATTGTTGCAGCAACAGCGCACGATGGTCAATATAGACAATCGGGTGAGGCTTATGTGTTTCATCCCATATCAGTTGCTATGATTTTGGCAGAGTTAAAACTAGACTACTATTGTATTGTTGCGGCAATATTGCACGATTGTATCGAGGATACTTCGGTTACTTATGAGCAAATTAAGCGTGATTTTAGTGATGAAATTGCACATATCGTAGAGGGTGTATCTAAACTAACTGGGTTAGAATTTCACTCAAACACGGACAAGCAAGCACAAAATTTTAGAAAGTTGTTCTTAGCCATGAGTGATGACATGCGTGTTATGATAATTAAATTAGCAGATCGTTTGCACAATATGCGAACACTTGGCTTCATGCGTCGGGATAAGCAACTTAGAATTGCTAAAGAAACAGTAGAAATACATGCACCCATTGCGCGTCGTTTAGGTCTTAATAGTATTAGGGTTGAACTTGATAATTTGTGTTTTGCTATTATTTATCCATTTCGTAATAAGGTTCTGGTCAGTCAAATTAAAAAACAATGTGGCAATCGTAAGAAAATTATCAGCCACATCCAAACTGAAATAAAAAACCGATTAGATCAAGAAGGTATACCTAATGCTAAAATTAATGGTCGTAGAAAGCAACCTTGTAGTATTTATAAAAAAATGAAAATTAAACATTTAAAATTTTCTCAGGTATTAGACATGTATGCACTTAGGGTTATTGTAGCTGATGTTGCACAATGCTATCAAGTTCTAGGTATTATTCATAATTTATATAAGCCACTACCAGGTAAGTTTAAAGATTATGTGGCACTACCAAAATCAAACGGCTATCAGTCGTTGCATACAGTACTATTTGGCCCTAATAAAATTTTTATTGAGGTGCAAATTCGTTCATCTGATATGCATTTTATTTCAGAATATGGGATTGCTGCGCATTGGCACTATAAGAGTAACTCTAATCATAAATTAGAATTGGCTGATAACTGGTTAGGCTCATTGCTAGATATTCAGCAAAATTCGGGTACTTCTATTGATTTTTTGGAAAAAACTAAGGCAGACTTATTTCCTTCCGAGGTGTTTGTTTTTACCCCAGATGGGGACATTATTCAGCTACCTTATAAATCAACTATGCTTGATTTTGCCTATATGGTACATACTAGTATTGGCAATCACACCCTTAAAGCCAAGGTTGACCAAGTTAATACATCCATTTCTACCGAATTAAAATCAGGACAAACCATTGAAATTATCACTGATGATAAGGCAACTCCTAGGTCTTCTTGGTTGCAAATTGCTATTACTGTAAAGGCCAGATCCTCAATTAAAACGTATCTTAAAAACGAATCTGCTGCTGAACTAATCCAACTAGGAGAGTATTTATTAACCAATGCACTGGATTATCAAAATATAAACACAGATGGCATTGATGAGATTCAGTGGTTAGCATGTCTTAAAGCGTTAAATTGTGACTCTAAAGAAGACATGTATATGAAAATTGGACTCTCTGAGATTTTAGTATCAGTTGCACTAAACAAGTTGCAAGGTACTAATGCCAAGCATGTAATTCAAAAAATTAGCATTCATAAAGCACAAGGCAAAGCCATTAGTTTTGCCTCTTGTTGTCATCCTATTCCTGGCGATAAAGTGGCTGGCGTTTTAAGCACTTCTAAAGGCATGGTAGTGCATAGAGTAATTTGTGCTAACTTGGTTCGTATTAAGAGCAAAAATGCACAATGGCTTAACATTGATTGGCAAACGGATAAAGACGAGGAATTTAAAGCAATGATTAATATTAATGTTGCCAACAACAGAGGCACACTTGCCTCTATTGCCAGTATTATTTCAAAAATGAATATCAATATTGAGTGCTTAGAGATTCAAGAAAAAGACAATTCTATCAAATCACTCAATATGGTAATTAGTGTTACACATATCACTCAATTAAATGAGGTCTTCGTGCAGTTAAAGATGCTTAAATTTATTCGAGATGTAAGTAGAGTGTGATTTAAAAAAGCTACTAAATTTTTATCCATACCAAGCCTTAGTTTGGTTAAAATTAAGATTTTACTAAAGGTATTTTTTATGAATTGGACAGACTCCCTAGATATTGCAATAGCTTTAGATGAGATTCATCCAGGGATTAATCCTAGTATTGTTAATTTTGTTAATCTTAAACAGATGGTAATTGCACTAGATGGTTTTGATGGTGATGAAAATAAATCAGGTGAAAAAATCCTTGAAGCTATCCAAATGAACTGGATAGAGGAAAGAGAATGAAGCAACTGCTTGTTCTTATTTTATCACTTTATACTACTCTTGCTTGGACAGTATTAGAAGTTACCATTCTCAAACAAGATGAAAACGCTTTTCCCATTGTTATTTCTGATTTTTCTGTTATAGGTGATGCAAATCAAGGCAAAATCATTGCACACGTTATACGTAATAACTTTAATCGATCAGGTGAATTTAGTGCCTCTAGTGTAAATTATGTGATTAATAATAAGCCCAATTTTGATAAATGGAAAGCAAAAAAAATTGAAGCCATTGTGCTTGGTAAGCTAGAAAAAATCAGTAAAAAAGTTTTTAATGTAGAAATTGAACTACTAGATGTTTTTTCTAAGAAAATACTTTATAAAGATAAATTTGTCGTACACAATAGAGGTATCAGAAGAATTGCACACTACTTGTCTGATCAAATTTATCATGTCTTATTAGGCGAAAAAGGCTCTTTTGATACGCGCTTAGCTTACATTTCCGTTACCAATAAAGGCAAAGGCGAACGTGAATATCGTTTAGAAATATCAGATTCTGATGCGCAAAATCCACAAACCATCCTAAAATCTAAGAAACCTATTTTATCACCCGTTTGGTCACCTGATCAAAATAAAATTGCTTATGTTTCTTTTAAAAACGCTCGCTCAGAAGTGTTCATCCAATATCCATTTGTACGTCGAAAAACACAAAAACTGCCTTATTTTGATGGTATTGCCTCAGCACCATCTTGGCATCCAAATGGAAAAAATCTTTTGCTTACTCTATCCAAAAACGGCAACAAAGATATTTATTCTTATCAATTATCCTCTAAAAAACTAACAAGGCTAACCACAGATGTGGGCATAGATACTGAGGCAAGCTATTCATCAGAAGGAGATAAAATCGTATTCACCTCCAACCGTTCTGGGCAGGTGCAAGTTTATATTAAAGATTTAAAAACTAATAAAATTAACAGAGCAACCTTTAAAGGCAGATATAATGCCAAAGCCGTTTTTTCACCTGATGATAAAAGCTTGGCTATGGTGCATAGGGTAGGTAAAGATTACCGTATTGCTTTATTAGATATTGCCACTAAGAATTTGACCATTATGACAAATAATCAATTAGACGAATCGCCGTTTTTTTCACCAAATGGTAGTATGATTATATTCGCTACCAATAAAGGTAGTTCTAGTGTACTTTCTGTGGTTTCAATATTGGGTCGTCAAACTTTTGAACTGGCTAGCAAAGCAGGTGAAGTTAGAGAGCCAAATTGGTCACATTATTTAAAATAGGAGGCGTTAAATGTCAAAAATAATATTTCTAACAACAACAATAGTGCTGTTGTCATCATGTTCATCAGTGGATGATTTGTATAAAAAAGTATTGTTCAAGCCAAGTGTTGTTGTCATTGAAGACAGGACGGAAAATACACAAGAAAATGTTATTGAGGTGGATCAATCTAGTTTTGAATCGCAAGGGTTTTCTAGAAGTAGTGTAGATATATCAAGTATTGTCGAGCCAGTTGTTGTAGCAGATTTTAGAAAAACAAACGTTAGTTTTGTTTTGTATTTTTCCTATGATGACACTGAGATTGATGAAGACTCAACCAAGCAAATCGTCAAACACGCAAACTTTATGCGTAACAATCCAGAACTAAATTTACGTCTAGAAGGGCACACAGATGAGCGTGGTACACGTGAATATAACTTAGCACTGGGTGAAAATCGGGCTTTAAGTGTTAAAGAAATATTAGGCTTGTATGATCTTTCTTCAAGAGTTAAAGTTATTAGTTTTGGTGAGGAAAAGCCCATACTGCAAAGACATGATGAGGATGTATGGCAGAAAAACAGACGTGTTGAGTTTATTTATCAATAAAGATTAATGTACTATTTTGGTTTGATTACTTTTTTAAGTATTTTTGCTTGGCAGCCTGTCAGTGCAGGCATTAATACCGATAAGATGGTAATGAATCACAATCAAAAAATAAAGCGCTTGATGCGTAAAAATAAATCTTTATTGGGAAAGATTGAGCTTTTAGAACAACAGCAAAAAATAAGCACTGGAAAAATCAAAGAGTTATTTAACTTAATCACTTATCAAAAATTCAGTACCACCATTGGAAAAACCACGCTTAGAGTCAGAGAGTATGATCAAAAAGCCAAGCGCATTTATACGCAAGCACGCAGTTTATTAGTGACGGATCAATACGATCAAGCTATTAAATTGTTTAAACAATATTTAGCTACTTATCCAAATAATAATTACACTTCAGATGTGCAGTATTGGTTAGCTAAGTCTTATTTAGCTAAAGATAATTTTTACAATGCTAGAAATGCTTTTGTTGCATTTCAAAAACAAAATCCATTACACTATAAGTTTTCAAACTCTTTGTTTGAGTTGGCTAGAGTATATATAGAACTTAACCAACAAGATAAAGCACGTAGTTTGTTAAACACAATGCTGGTTAAATTTCCATCGCATAAAATAATTAATAGAGCCAAACAACTGCTTAGTAAAATCATCATTTCTAAGCCAAAAATAAATAAATAAAAATGAAGGTTATGCCCATTCCTGATGTTACTTTAGAGGCGTTATCTTACGCTAACCCTGTACGTTATCCATTTTTGTTAGAAAGTGTTAAACATAATGCTAATAACCGTTTTTCGATACTATTTGCACACCCTGGTAAACAAATTGTACTAAACCACTTAGAAGAATTTAATTTTTTAGACGAGCTCACTGTTAGTATTGATACGCCATTTATTCACAGCGACTTACCCTTTACTGGTGGTTGGTTTGTATATCTTTCTTATGAATTAATTGGGCAAATAGAGCCTACTTTAAAGCAAATAATGCACACAAGTGGCCAGCCTATTACTATTGCCGTGCAAATTTCCACAGCCATTATTATTGACCATACCAGTCATAAAACTTATTTATTAGACCAATTTGACAACCAACATAGAATAGAGCAAGTGTTAGCAGATATTGGACAATTAAAAGCCATACCTGAACGTAAATTAGTGGGCACTTTGTTTTCTGAAAAGGGGAGTAAATTTTTATCAGGCGTAGCAAAAAGTCGTGAGTATATTAAAGCAGGGGATGTTTTTCAAGTCAACCTCTCAAGACAGTGGCAATATCATTTAACTAATGACATTGCCCCAACCCAAATTTACAAAGCATTAAAAAAAACTAATCCCGCTCCATTCTCCGTACTGGCACAATTCCAAACGTTTAGTATTATTTCCTCCTCTCCAGAGCGTCTATTTAGTGTGGATGGTAACGTTATACAAACCCGACCCATTGCAGGTACCCACCCTCGTGGCATAGGTAGTGAGGACAAACGCCTAAAACAACAACTCATCAATCACCCTAAAGAACGAGCAGAGCATATTATGCTGCTTGATTTAGAACGTAATGATTTGGGCAGAGTGTGCGAATACGGCAGTATCAAAGTTGATGAAATTATGGTGTTGGAAAGCTATCCTTT
Proteins encoded in this window:
- a CDS encoding YhjD/YihY/BrkB family envelope integrity protein; translated protein: MNYFSFYEVIYGALSMLLLFILWIYFSWVVVLFGASSSFCFHQTKNQ
- a CDS encoding riboflavin synthase, whose protein sequence is MFTGIIQIVGKIKSIKAGVFCFEAQGSFFNEVKIGDSISVNGVCLTAIEIGDDYFKADISQETFRYTIFNHLGINNSVNLEKALRLNQGIDGHLVSGHVDGIAKVVDRFIEGESTRFKISTPKNLIKYISKKGSICINGVSLTVNNINDCVFDINIVPYTLKATTLGGLKINNEVNLEVDIIVRYLEQLLHH
- the ribB gene encoding 3,4-dihydroxy-2-butanone-4-phosphate synthase encodes the protein MKSSIEEILKDYSQGKMIILMDDEDRENEGDLIIPATTVTKEDINFMATHGRGLICLTLTQERCKQLNLSLMVAQNNDTNGTNFTISIEAVEGVTTGISAADRAKTILDAVAKDAKPDDIVQPGHIFPLMSQPGGVLIRAGHTEAGCDLARLAGLEPASVIVEILNEDGSMARRDDLEIFAKKHDIKLGTIEDLISYRVENEKTIERINEREFKTEFAIFRLISFLDSIHNETHLALIKGKISSNTDTCVRVHMEDAFKDVLQEKSNSFSVIAALKYIAKLDSGVLLLLRMQTDQSILENIDNVNGNIRDDIKTYGVGAQILSDLGIKRMKILGSHRKLYGLKGFGLEVTEYIDTSK
- the ribH gene encoding 6,7-dimethyl-8-ribityllumazine synthase, whose translation is MKFKFNKNGNNNFLAKAKVAIIVGYFYQDIGDKLLSAAQETLAKYGINANNINVFYVPGAFEIPLLAKKLASQKLSNKNLYDGIVALGAIINGETPHFEFVCNECARGVSDVSYQYEIPTAFGILTTNNMEQTIGRAGGYKGNKGEKATMAMIEMLYLMQQVDTQTF
- the nusB gene encoding transcription antitermination factor NusB — translated: MTFKTSKQRSRERVVQALYQYLVSGGEILQIEQQFLNQKQGKISKAFFSNLFINILKNKSLLDEIIAPTINRETEQLGAVEHAILYLGAFELKFSPGVPYKIVINESLELAKLYGAEGAHKLINVSLDKLAQTLQPRIDE
- a CDS encoding HIT family protein; translation: MDINCLFCQLSEERIIGQCDLTITFLDSYPVSPGHTLIVPKRHVATYFDITEQEQNAIAKAIQKSKLILDEEFSPDGFNIGMNNGEVAGQSIMHLHVHMIPRYKNDVKNPKGGVRWVISNKADYWSNSDK
- the ssb gene encoding single-stranded DNA-binding protein, translated to MAGINKVILVGNLGQDVELKYTSNGKAVTTLSVATSESWTDKNTGQKVDKTEWHRVSLFGKLAEIASQYLHKGSKVYVEGNLRTRKWQDQTGTNRYTTEIVVGFNGTLQMLDRHDNVDIGGGAPQTQQSASSTPVPQQQTATAPVLDPIAPVDNSEFDDDIPF
- a CDS encoding MFS transporter; the protein is MNKQERAFAFKISLIMATRMLGLFMIFPIFSVYASEYTSTTPYLIGLSIGIYGLTQALLQIPFGYLSDKYGRKPMLIIGLIIFFIGSVVAAKSTDIIGIVIGRALQGAGAISAVLMAFLADFVSENQHSKANAFVGVQIGIAFMLALLLGPIISSNLSISGLFWVIALLSVIALIIVSTLPNAKPKEQYSLSIANIKKVINIDLLRLDFSVFALHLILTCAFIAIPIFLRENNIVEIKDSWQMYLPIIILSFIGMLPMIILISKYQKIKPIFLSAIALLIISQILFYQIQLTYTLFFILLTLFFIAFNTLEAILPSLIASSASSDKRGLAMGLYATSQFLGAFVGGIVGGWIYNISNLNNVFLLTTFIAIIWWIIILITKQKIPIKQVTEN
- a CDS encoding outer membrane protein assembly factor BamD, encoding MKKLFIILPFLTLLLNGCFWQEEAKRESITKGWLPKKFFAQAKEEASSGSTDKAIEIFEQLQAAYPGSKYALQSKLEIAYALYKSKDYNQAIDRLNSYIKLYPEHFSTPYAYYLRGAVSQDKSRSFLDDYLTDSAQRDVNSVRDAFNYYLALIYKFPKTEYAEEAKIHLVILRNILSRHELFVAIYYTKRGANIAAINRTKFIIEKYPNTPSVPAALHLMAYNYDAISANILAKDARRVLKNSYPLYTPHYSL